TACTGTGATCGGTAACGCAAGCGCACACTAATTGTACAAAACAGGAGCAATTCTGCCGCATCTGCTTCTCGTTCCGGGAGAAAACGCTTGCTCCGTTGGTCACAAGTGAGTAAGTTCTATTGCCTTAAATCCGCCGTCGTTACATTAACGGCTTTTTTATTGTGGTCTCCCTGAAAGGTAAAGGGATCATACGGTTCGGGATAGATTGTTGTAGGAGGATGCCTTGCTGGATCAGCTGGGTGGAATTGCCATAGCTGCTGATGATATTCAGTGGTTGATGACCCCAAAAAATTTCAAGGATACCCTTATTGACAGAATCCTTGCTGCGCAGCAAGTCATTTATATTGCAGCATTGTATCTTGAAGATGATGAGGCCGGACGTGAGGTGTTAGAAGCGTTACTTACTGCTAAGGCACGTCGTCCACAACTTGATATCAAGGTATTGGTTGATTTTCACCGTGCCCGTCGTGGTCTGATTGGCCATAAAGGCGATGGCGGTAATTATCGTCTATACCGGCAGTTGATGAGTAAAGCAGCGCAACCATTCACAATTTATGGGGTGCCGGTAAAGTCTCGAGAATTCCTTGGGGTTCTGCATCTCAAAGGTTTCGTCATTGATGACGCGGTTATCTATAGTGGTGCCAGCCTCAATAATGTCTACCTGCAACAACATGAGCGTTACCGTTTAGATCGTTATTACTTGCTTGAGTCTAAAGAACTCGCTTGCAGTATGCGTAACATGATTGACGAATTTATCTTGTCGCATAGCGCTGTGGTAAGTTTGAGTGACAATAATGATCGCGTGCCTGAGCGCCATGAACTGCGAAGTTTTAAACAGCAGCTTAGCAGTGGCTATTATCGGTTTAATGCACAGTATTCTCCATTACGTATTACGCCGATGGTTGGTCTGGGGCGTAAACAAAACCCGTTGAATAACACTGTGTTACAAATGGTCAAAGAGTCTCGTCATTCATTGTTTGTTTGCACCCCATATTTCAATCCACCGTATCTATTGATGCGCGCCATCGCTAAACATTTACATGATGGTAAGCGTCTGGATATTGTGGTGGGCGATAAAACGGCAAACGACTTTTTTATTCCAGATGATCAACCGTTCTCCACCATTGGGGCATTACCCTATCTCTATGAGCAATCATTGAGAAAGTTTGCGAAGCGCCAGCAATGGGCGATTGATAAAGGATTGCTGAAGATTCATTTGTGGAGTCATGAGCGCAATAGCTTCCACCTCAAAGGCATCAGCATGGATGAACGCAAACACTTGCTGACCGGAAGTAATCTCAATCCACGCGCATGGGCGCTCGACCTGGAAAATGGTTTGCTGCTGCATGATGAACAGCAGACTCTGGCGTCAAAATTTCAGGAAGAACAGCAACAGCTACTGCGATACACCCGCCAGATTAAGCATTACAGTCAACTGGAAACGCTGCAGAATTATCCGGCTGCAGTAAAAAAAATCCTGACACGTATTCGGCGTTTACGTGCGGACTTTTTCTTAAGACGCATTCTGTAACATGACGATATCGTTACTTGCCTCTGTGCCAACTGAGACTGCAGTAGCGATGCACGCAGTGCACCGACTGCATGCTTATCGGCAGGCGATTGCGACTAAGCCTTATGCATCACGCGGTATGAAAGTGAAACGTTGTCCGTTCTGCCTGCTGCCTGCTGAGGTGTGTACCTGTGCCAGTCGTAAGCTTCTGGCCACTGATTCAGCGTTTGCGCTAGTAATGTATGACACAGAAGTACTGAAGCCAAGCAACAGCGGTAGATTGATTGCGGACCTGATCCTCGACACTCATGCATTTTTATGGTCTCGGACTCAGCCTGACCGTCACCTGTTACAGTTATTAACGGATCCTACGTATCAGCCATTTGTGGTCTTTCCTGGCGATTATGCATTACCTGGACAGCAAGTTATTGAAGTATCGCCGACGACATCTTCACTAAAAAATTCGTTTCCGGACGGTAAAAAACCTTTGTTTGTGTTACTTGATGGCTGCTGGCGTGAAGCGGTGAAAATGTTCAGGAAAAGCCCTTATCTGCAGCAATTGCCAGTGTTGTCATTTCATCCTGATACATTGGCAGACTATCAATTGCGTAAAGGCCAACGAGACTTTCAACTTGGCACCGCGGAAGTTGCGTCACTAGTTTTAGAGGTGTGGGGCGAATCGAACAATGCGCGGGCAATGCAATTGTGGTTTCGGGTATTTGTTGAATCTTCAATGTGGAGTCGCAGCGCTCGTTCTCCTGAGTGTTTAGCGCGAAGACAAACGCTGCTTGAAGAATTCAATCAGTTATTCACTGCGAGCAAATAATTCGCTAGGTTAATTTTTTCAAAATATCACTAAATAGCTGATGTGCCATCTTGATATCCCGATCACCAAATTGACAGAGTGTCTCCTCCAGCCAACGTTTCAGCTTGGTATCTTCCTCTATCTGCAACTGAGCGAATAATCGTGCAGATTTTTCAACAAGCGCACTCAACTGGGGTTGCTCGGCATCGTGCTGATGTATTCCGGGCGTAATTTTTGATGTTAAAAATGCCTGCCCCAATTCATAAGCGTACACCATGACTGCTTGTGCCAGGTTGAGTGAAGGGTACTCCTGTGCTAACGGGATATAACTCAATAGATCACAGAGTTCCAGATCACTATTACTTAAGCCGCTGGCCTCACAGCCGAAAACAATGCCGACATTGGTCAACGATTGCTGTTGCTGACTTAATGCATTAACCATTTTTTGTGGTGTCAGATATTCCCGCAAATTACCGCGTTCCCGCGCGGTGGTCGCGATTAACAGATCAAACTCATCGGCAATTGAAGCTAATGACGGCGCTTCTCGAATATTTTCTAGAATATCGACTGCACCACAGGCGACCCATCCAGCTTCATCTTCTCTGTGTGCCAATGAATGCACGACAACTAAGTCATTAAATCCCTGAGTTTTGATAGCTCGTGCGGCAGCGCCAATATTCGCTGCACGGGCAGGGGACACTAATATAAAACTGATGTACATCAGCTAAATCCGTCGTTTTCTGATAGGAATAATTATACGCTTTTTGGGCGGTTAAGCCCATTTTCGATAACATAAACGACTACAACTCAAAATGTGCGTTATGCCGGCTTTTATCAAACAAATCGAACAATTGCTTGCAATTAGCCTCCAGAAAAAAGATAGTTCGTATATCAAGTTATTTGATCATCAAACTAATAGGCGAATTTTATGACTGCCGAATTTCACACTACGGCTCGTTGGCAACAAGCGCATGATTTTAACAAAGAAAATCTAAGCGGCGAGCGCAGTACAAAATGGGTATTAGCGTTAACAGTGGTGACGATGTTGGCGGAAATCATTGCCGGAACGGTTTACGGTTCGATGGCGTTATTAGCTGACGGCTGGCATATGGGAACCCACGCTGCGGCGTTCATGTTGACCCTATTTGCGTATACCTACGCCAGAAAAAATGCAACTAATCCGAGATTTGCTTTTGGTACTGGCAAAGTAAGCGTGTTGGGAGGCTTTACTAGTGCTGTTGCATTGGGATTGGTCGCGTTGGTTATGGTGATTGAATCGGTTTATCGATTGTTTGCGCCGGAGGCTATTCATTTTAATCAGGCAATATTGGTGGCGGTTATCGGCTTGACAGTGAACATTGTCAGTGTGTTTTTGTTAAAGGATCACCAAGGACATGACCATGGGCACGATCACGGCCATAGCCATCACCACGATGACCACAATCTTAAAGCCGCTTATTTTCATGTATTGGCCGATGCGCTGACGTCACTGATGGCTATCGCGGCGCTATTAGCGGGTAAATATATGGGGGCGAATTGGCTCGACCCGGTAATGGGAATCGTCGGTGCCGTCATTATCAGCCGTTGGGCTTGGGGATTAATTAAACAAACTAGCCCTATTTTACTTGATGCCAGTACAGAACCTGATTACGCCTCGCAGTTGGTAAGACGTATCGAGGCAGAAGGTGACCACAAAGTCACTGATCTTCATCTCTGGAAAGTCAGCGCTGACCACCATGCCGCTATGATTTCCTTAGTGAGTCATAAGCCTAAAGATACCGACTATTATCATGATTTACTGGCTGATTTTTCTCAGATTGACCATTTGACGATTGAGGTTAACCGTTGCGATGATTGCACCGAAGCAGAACATCCTCGTAATAGTTGCAACGGTAGTGGTTGCTGTCATCATGCTACTGACCATGACCATGACCATGACCATGACCATGACCATGACCATGACCATGACCATGACCATGACCATGACCACCATCATCATTAACCCATAGTGGAGCTACTAATGAGCGCTGAGTACCAACTGGATCAGGATATCAACCACGCCATTATTGAGTTTTACGAGCGTTTGTCATCTTGGGAACAAAGTGTCGTGAGGGATCAAGGGGTGTCGCTCGCGCAGGTACACACAGTTGAGATACTCGGTGCCAATGGCTCCATGCGGATGAAAGAGTTAGCCGATAAGCTCGGCATCACTACGGGAACGTTGACAGTGCAGATTGATCGACTAGTAAAACTCGGACTAGTTGAGCGTCAACCCTCTGTCAAGGATCGACGCTCGGTTGAGGTTTTGCTGACAGAAAAAGGCCAGCAAATGTTTGCTGAGCACGACCAACTGCACTTGCAGTTAACCCGTGAAATGACTGCAGTATTTGATGATACAGAGTGCCATCAGTTATTGACGTTTTTGACCCGCCTGAATGGTACATTCTGAAACATACAACCATAGCTATTTGTTGTTATCCTAACTCACTTAAGTATTTCTTAAGTCGTGATTGTTATAAATCGCACTTAATATCTGTAAGCTTGCTTGTCTGAAAATTAAGACAAATTTCTCGTCGTTGTGGGAGCCAAGGTGCTTAAATCGTTATCCGTAAACCGCGTTACTTTCTTGTTGGCGCTGTTTTTCGTCATGATCTTCAACATTCCATTCTTTTCTGTGGTTAAAAAAGGACTTGAACATCAATCTCACATTGATCCGGTATTTGTTGCCACAATCCCGGTCTTTTTGGTCGCAGCGCTCGGCTTTCTGTTTTCATTTTTTAGCTTTAAGTATCTGCTTAAACCCTTTTTTATTGCGTTGATATTGTTGTCTTCCGGGGTGTTTTTTGCCGCTTACAAATACGGTGTTGTATTTGATACAGGAATGATTGAAAACACCTTTCAGACTAACAGCGCAGAAGCCTTAACCTATGTGAACTGGGCATCGTTTACCAATTTTGCCTTAACCGGGTTGGTACCTGCATTTTTACTGTATAAGGCAGATATTGAGTACCGCCCGTTCACCAAAGAAATGTTGCGAAAGCTAGTATTTATGCTGGCTAATTTGACGGTAGTGGTGGCTATTGCCTTTGTTTATATGCAGAATTATGCGTCCTTTGTTCGCAATAATGATCAGATTAAACACTATATCGTCCCAACCTATTTCATTGGTTCTGCATCTAAATACATTTATCAGAACTACCTGCAAGCGCCCATCACCTATCAAGAGCTGGGACTGGATGCCAAAGTCATCAAACCTGCGGCAATGAAGGAAGAGAAACCCAAATTATTGGTGTTAGTCGTTGGTGAAACTGCCCGGGCGATGAATTATCAGTATTACGGCTATAATCGACCAACAAATCAGTATACGAAAGATTTAGGCCTGATTGCATTTAACAATGTCCAGTCATGTGGAACCGCAACAGCTGTATCGCTGCCATGTATGTTCTCTCGTATGAATCGCAAAGACTATGAGGCTCGTCAAGCGCGGTCTCAGGATACCGCTGTGGATGTACTGCATCATGCCGGTGTCAACGTATTTTGGGTAGACAATGACAGCGGTTGTAAAGGGGTCTGTGATCGCGTACCAAATTACACCATTGATGTGAATATGGATAAGAAGTTGTGCGATGGTGAATTTTGCAAAGATCAAGTAATGGTCGATAAACTTGATGAATTGCTAACGACCAAAGAGCAACCAAATCAAGATAGATTGATCGTGTTGCACATTGTTGGTAGCCACGGCCCGACCTATTATTTACGTTATCCTGACGATCACAAGCAGTTCACTCCAGACTGCCCGCGTAGCGATATTCAGAATTGTAGCCACAATGAATTGGTCAATACCTACGACAATACCATTCTCTATACTGATTATATTTTGTCGGAGATTGTAAAACGGCTGCAGCAGCAACATATGTATGCCCCAGCAATGATGTATTTGTCAGATCATGGGGAGTCACTGGGTGAGAAAGGGCTGTATTTGCATGGCACACCGTATGGTATCGCGCCAGCCGAACAGACTACCGTGCCTTGGTTATCTTGGATTTCTGCTGGGTATGCTCAGGAAAATGGCCTGAGCGAAAGTTGCCTCAGTGGGTTGCAACAGCGCAGCGGCTATTCGCAGGATAACTTGTTTGATACGCTGTTAGGCTTATTTAATGTCAGCACGCAGGTCTATCGACCGAAAGAAGACATCTTTAAGCAGTGTCGCACTTAAGGTTTTGTGATCGGAATCGAAAAGGCTGCTAATGCAGCCTTTTTTGTTGTCATCGACAGTCTACGATTTTGAGAGATCCATATGCATATGGATCAATCGCTCTTCCATATCAAACGTTACTGCAAACCCGAGGCTTTTCGCCAGACTTGCCATATTACGATTCTCAAACATGGTATATCCCGTGAGCACCGGCGTGCCTGCGGCGCGAAAATAACGAATGAGTTTTTCCAGTAACAATTTTCCGATACCAATACCCTGATGAGAACTACGTACCGCCATCGCAAACTCGGCTTCTGTATTATCAGGATCAATCGAGGCGCGCACAGCACCGAGGGTGATATCGTCACCAGAATCATCTTTAATGGTGGCAATAAACGCCATTTCTCTGGCGTAATCAATCTGCGTAAGCACTGCCATCTCTTCGTGCGTCATCTGTGAGCGTACACCGAAGTAACGTTTATACCGATCCTCATCTGATAATGAATTATCAAAGGCCAGGTGTTTGGGTTCATCCTCGGGTAAGATGGGGCGTAACATTACTTGCAGACCATTACGCAATGTCGCCGTTTCTTCAAGATCTTTAGGGTAGGGCAAGATGGATAATCGAGCGCTATTGTCTTTGATATCTTCCGTTAACCGCAAATTAATATCCAGCAGGGTGATAGTGTCCCCTGATGCCAAAACGGGGTTTAAATCAAGACCTTCAATTTGTGGACAATCAATCACCAAGCTGGAGATCTGCGTTAACATTCGGCAAATCGCTGCCATATCTAAGCCATTTGGCAAATGTCTGTCGTGGATTTTTCCGGTTTTTAGTGCCTGAATCACCATATAGCGGGACAATGCCATATTGAGCGGGGGTAGGGCCACTGCCGCATCCCGAGTTGGCTCCCATTCAGAGCCTCCTTCACCGAGCATAATGGCAGGGCCGAAGACCGGATCATTAAGCACTGCTACACGTAACTCTTGCGTGCCAGCCGTCAGTGCCATTTTTTGAACGATCATCCCTTCAATGCGCGCGTCCGGATTTGCCGCCCTTACGCGACTAGTAATGGCTGCGGCTGCATGGCGAACCTCTTCGGCATCCGCCAAATTCAACATAACGCCGTGAACATCAGATTTATGTAAAATATCGGGAGACTGAATTTTAAGGGCGACCGGATAGCCTGCACGTTCTGCAATCACAACCGCTTCATCCGCATCATTGGCAAACCAGGTATCGATAGTCTTTAGCCCATAAGCACTGAAAACCGCCCGTGCATCATGGGTTTCGAGCACTTTTCGGCCACTTTGTAAGGCTTGCTGCAGAATTCTCCGTGCGGTTGCAGTATCAGAATTGTTGGTTAGCGACTGCGGTACTTCCTGCAACAGTTTCTGGTTACGACGAAATTCCACCATATGCATAAAAGCGCGAACAGCACCTTCTGGGGTACGATATGTTGGAATTCCCGCCTTAGAAAAGCGTCGACGAGCTTCATATGCGGAATCTTCACCACTCCAGTTAGTCAGCACGTTAACGCGATGCTTTCGAGGATGTTTGCTGGCGGCTGCAATGACGGCATCCGCGATGTTGTTGCCATTGCCTAACGCTGAAGGCGAGTGCAGTACTAATACGGCATCTAGTTCATCACTATCCATTAAAATGTTTAGGGCATTGGCATAACGTTCGCCATCTGCATCGCCAATAATATCGACCGGATTTTGCTTCGACCAAGTTGGTGGCAATACCGCAGCGAGTTTGCTTTTAGTCTCTTCAGATAGCTGGGCGAGTTTACCGCCTTTGATGATCAGTTCGTCCACAGAGAGTACGGCCGGCCCACCACCATTACTAAGAATACATAAACGCTCACCATGCAGCGGATTAAGGTGCGCCAGACTTTCAAGAGCGGCAAATAGTTCAACTAAGTCGTTTACTCGCAGCATACCTGCACGTCGAAACGCGGCTTCATACACAGCATCGTTACCTGAGCTAGCACCGGTATGATGGCGGGCAGCGTTACCGCCTTCGGCACTGCGGCCGGATTTAATCACCAGTATGGGTTTGTGTCTGGATGCTGCACGTGCAGCGGAAAGAAACCGTAATCGCTCATTGATGGAATCAATGTAAAGCATGATGGCTGAGGTTTTTGAATCACGTCCGAGGTAATCCAGCAGTTCATCAAAATCGATATCACCGGCATCACCCAGTGAAATAAAAGAGGAAAAACCAATACCTTTGTTATTGGCCCAATCGAGTACTGTGGTGCATACCGCCGCGGATTGTGAAACGAAGGCAATTTTCCCGGGCTGGGCGCTGGTGTGGGCCAAACTGGCGTTCAAACCAAGGTTGGGCAGGATCATTCCTAAACTGTTGGGGCCCAGTATCCTCATGCCATAACGTTTACCACTTTCCGTAAGCTTTTGCGCCAAGGTTTGGCCGTCGTCTGCCACACATTGATTCATACCCGATGCAATAATCACCGCCGTTTTGCAACCAAATTGCGCTAACGTTTCTGCTATCTGAGGAACTCGCTCGGCTTTGGTACAGATAATGGCTAAGTCGGGTTTGACTGGTAGTGATTCAATATTGGGGTAGGCCAGCACCCCCATTACGGAGGTGGCATGCGGATTCACCGGCATAATCGGGCCATCAAAGCCGCTACTGAGCAAATTTTTCATCATGATGCAGCCGGCTCTGGCAGGCGAGTTAGACGCCCCAATAACGGCAATAGATTTTGGGGTAAACAGACTGCGGATGCTGCGCTGACTCATAGGGTGTTAGCTCCGTATGCTTGGGAGTTTCGAGCCTATGATTTCATAGCTACCAAACACTAACAATACACCAAAAGTCAAAAAGTTATCTTTTGCTAAATAGGACTACTGAAAGCCCAAGGAAAATAAAAAATGTGGCATGACCGACTTCACGTTAGTTATGTCATGTCCGACAATACCTAAAGATTGTCTGAACAGTCGCTGCTTTCTTCGGGTAGTGTGCTTCACCTCATAATCCCACATCCTAAAAATAAAGATTAGGTTTCGGCCTTATTAAACAAAAAACGATGGATCTCATTTCAACTTTTAGGGCGCAGTTAATCTGGACACTGCATTGTCTGTCGGTAACTATCGTGTAATAAGACCGTTAGCCCGAGAGTGTCGTGAAGGGCTTTATCTTGCATAAGACACAAAAAAGTATCGTTTAGTCGTGCTGAAGCTATCACCCGCGCTTAACGCCGAAACCCGCTCCAATCTACAGCAATTAAGGGATGAAATATGAGCTTAAAGCAGCTGAGATTAAATCATACCAGCCTGTTGTGATTCGAGATTGTGGTGCTGTCGCTCAAAATGGGATTACCGATCATTATTACGCAATCCGCTTAAATCCAGACAATCGTTATAAGATCTCGAAACTGGGTCTGTCATTTGAAAATGTTTTACCGCTTTCGTCCGACTCAAGAATCCAATGTCGAACCTACCGAGCATGCGATGCGATGTGCATCAACAGAGATATGCAGTAAATAAAAAACCACAGAACCAACGATGAATTGCAGATGGTACACCCGAGTGGACTCGAACCACCGACCCCTACCATGTCAAGGTAGTGCTCTAACCAGCTGAGCTACGGGTGTATAGAAGGACAAATTTATTGGTACACCCGAGTGGACTCGAACCACCGACCCCTACCATGTCAAGGTAGTGCTCTAACCAGCTGAGCTACGGGTGTACACTTAACTTCCGAAGGCTAAACTATTCACCAACGGAACGGACGCTATATTAAAGTCCAGCCACTGATCCTGGCAAGTGAAAAAACCTTTTTTTAACGTCGGATGGTGATTTGCTGTGCAACTGCCGGTGTTTTATCAATCAATAGATAATATAGTGTCAGAATTCAATAACATCACTGTGACGTATTCGGCGTTGAATCACTTTAAGACGAACTGCATAAAGCATTGCTGCAGTAGTTAAACCGGCAATTAAACCGCACCAGAAGCCGTAAGCGCCAAGTTTGGGTATGATTAAATCCGTATATGCCAACAGATATCCCAGTGGCATGCCGACACCCCAATAGGCAAAAAGAGTAATGTAAAAAGCACTGCGAGTGTCTTTGTACCCCCGCAATGCGCCCGCTGAAATTACCTGCACTGAATCTGACAGTTGATAAAGCGCTGCCATTAACATCAACCCAGACGCTAATGCAACCACTTGAGGATTTTTGTTGTAGAGCAATGCGATATTTTCTCTTAACAATACCGTCAGTAGTGCAGTACATGCCGCGAGCGAGAACCCTAGAAGTAATCCAGTTTTGCTGACAATTGCGGATTGTTCTGGTTCATTGCGTCCCAAGTAATAGCCGACGCGAATCGACACGGCGATACCAATAGACAATGGCACCATGAACACCATTGATGAAAAGTTGAGTGCTATTTGATGGCTCGCCACTACGTTTGCGCCCAACGGTGCCAGCAGCAGCGCTATGATAGAAAATAAGCTCACCTCAAAAAACAACGCGAGCGCTACGGGCATCCCCAGTTTGCTCATTTGCAGTATTGTTTGCCATTGTGGCCGGACAAACTCGTCGGGTAAGCGTGCCGCTTTAAATTTCGGATGCCATTGCATGTAAATGAGCATACTTAAACACATTGCCCA
This portion of the Shewanella yunxiaonensis genome encodes:
- the pssA gene encoding CDP-diacylglycerol--serine O-phosphatidyltransferase — its product is MLDQLGGIAIAADDIQWLMTPKNFKDTLIDRILAAQQVIYIAALYLEDDEAGREVLEALLTAKARRPQLDIKVLVDFHRARRGLIGHKGDGGNYRLYRQLMSKAAQPFTIYGVPVKSREFLGVLHLKGFVIDDAVIYSGASLNNVYLQQHERYRLDRYYLLESKELACSMRNMIDEFILSHSAVVSLSDNNDRVPERHELRSFKQQLSSGYYRFNAQYSPLRITPMVGLGRKQNPLNNTVLQMVKESRHSLFVCTPYFNPPYLLMRAIAKHLHDGKRLDIVVGDKTANDFFIPDDQPFSTIGALPYLYEQSLRKFAKRQQWAIDKGLLKIHLWSHERNSFHLKGISMDERKHLLTGSNLNPRAWALDLENGLLLHDEQQTLASKFQEEQQQLLRYTRQIKHYSQLETLQNYPAAVKKILTRIRRLRADFFLRRIL
- a CDS encoding tRNA/rRNA methyltransferase, with the protein product MYISFILVSPARAANIGAAARAIKTQGFNDLVVVHSLAHREDEAGWVACGAVDILENIREAPSLASIADEFDLLIATTARERGNLREYLTPQKMVNALSQQQQSLTNVGIVFGCEASGLSNSDLELCDLLSYIPLAQEYPSLNLAQAVMVYAYELGQAFLTSKITPGIHQHDAEQPQLSALVEKSARLFAQLQIEEDTKLKRWLEETLCQFGDRDIKMAHQLFSDILKKLT
- a CDS encoding bifunctional acetate--CoA ligase family protein/GNAT family N-acetyltransferase; translation: MSQRSIRSLFTPKSIAVIGASNSPARAGCIMMKNLLSSGFDGPIMPVNPHATSVMGVLAYPNIESLPVKPDLAIICTKAERVPQIAETLAQFGCKTAVIIASGMNQCVADDGQTLAQKLTESGKRYGMRILGPNSLGMILPNLGLNASLAHTSAQPGKIAFVSQSAAVCTTVLDWANNKGIGFSSFISLGDAGDIDFDELLDYLGRDSKTSAIMLYIDSINERLRFLSAARAASRHKPILVIKSGRSAEGGNAARHHTGASSGNDAVYEAAFRRAGMLRVNDLVELFAALESLAHLNPLHGERLCILSNGGGPAVLSVDELIIKGGKLAQLSEETKSKLAAVLPPTWSKQNPVDIIGDADGERYANALNILMDSDELDAVLVLHSPSALGNGNNIADAVIAAASKHPRKHRVNVLTNWSGEDSAYEARRRFSKAGIPTYRTPEGAVRAFMHMVEFRRNQKLLQEVPQSLTNNSDTATARRILQQALQSGRKVLETHDARAVFSAYGLKTIDTWFANDADEAVVIAERAGYPVALKIQSPDILHKSDVHGVMLNLADAEEVRHAAAAITSRVRAANPDARIEGMIVQKMALTAGTQELRVAVLNDPVFGPAIMLGEGGSEWEPTRDAAVALPPLNMALSRYMVIQALKTGKIHDRHLPNGLDMAAICRMLTQISSLVIDCPQIEGLDLNPVLASGDTITLLDINLRLTEDIKDNSARLSILPYPKDLEETATLRNGLQVMLRPILPEDEPKHLAFDNSLSDEDRYKRYFGVRSQMTHEEMAVLTQIDYAREMAFIATIKDDSGDDITLGAVRASIDPDNTEAEFAMAVRSSHQGIGIGKLLLEKLIRYFRAAGTPVLTGYTMFENRNMASLAKSLGFAVTFDMEERLIHMHMDLSKS
- the dmeF gene encoding CDF family Co(II)/Ni(II) efflux transporter DmeF codes for the protein MTAEFHTTARWQQAHDFNKENLSGERSTKWVLALTVVTMLAEIIAGTVYGSMALLADGWHMGTHAAAFMLTLFAYTYARKNATNPRFAFGTGKVSVLGGFTSAVALGLVALVMVIESVYRLFAPEAIHFNQAILVAVIGLTVNIVSVFLLKDHQGHDHGHDHGHSHHHDDHNLKAAYFHVLADALTSLMAIAALLAGKYMGANWLDPVMGIVGAVIISRWAWGLIKQTSPILLDASTEPDYASQLVRRIEAEGDHKVTDLHLWKVSADHHAAMISLVSHKPKDTDYYHDLLADFSQIDHLTIEVNRCDDCTEAEHPRNSCNGSGCCHHATDHDHDHDHDHDHDHDHDHDHDHDHHHH
- a CDS encoding phosphoethanolamine transferase, which produces MLKSLSVNRVTFLLALFFVMIFNIPFFSVVKKGLEHQSHIDPVFVATIPVFLVAALGFLFSFFSFKYLLKPFFIALILLSSGVFFAAYKYGVVFDTGMIENTFQTNSAEALTYVNWASFTNFALTGLVPAFLLYKADIEYRPFTKEMLRKLVFMLANLTVVVAIAFVYMQNYASFVRNNDQIKHYIVPTYFIGSASKYIYQNYLQAPITYQELGLDAKVIKPAAMKEEKPKLLVLVVGETARAMNYQYYGYNRPTNQYTKDLGLIAFNNVQSCGTATAVSLPCMFSRMNRKDYEARQARSQDTAVDVLHHAGVNVFWVDNDSGCKGVCDRVPNYTIDVNMDKKLCDGEFCKDQVMVDKLDELLTTKEQPNQDRLIVLHIVGSHGPTYYLRYPDDHKQFTPDCPRSDIQNCSHNELVNTYDNTILYTDYILSEIVKRLQQQHMYAPAMMYLSDHGESLGEKGLYLHGTPYGIAPAEQTTVPWLSWISAGYAQENGLSESCLSGLQQRSGYSQDNLFDTLLGLFNVSTQVYRPKEDIFKQCRT
- a CDS encoding MarR family winged helix-turn-helix transcriptional regulator — protein: MSAEYQLDQDINHAIIEFYERLSSWEQSVVRDQGVSLAQVHTVEILGANGSMRMKELADKLGITTGTLTVQIDRLVKLGLVERQPSVKDRRSVEVLLTEKGQQMFAEHDQLHLQLTREMTAVFDDTECHQLLTFLTRLNGTF
- a CDS encoding tRNA-uridine aminocarboxypropyltransferase, giving the protein MTISLLASVPTETAVAMHAVHRLHAYRQAIATKPYASRGMKVKRCPFCLLPAEVCTCASRKLLATDSAFALVMYDTEVLKPSNSGRLIADLILDTHAFLWSRTQPDRHLLQLLTDPTYQPFVVFPGDYALPGQQVIEVSPTTSSLKNSFPDGKKPLFVLLDGCWREAVKMFRKSPYLQQLPVLSFHPDTLADYQLRKGQRDFQLGTAEVASLVLEVWGESNNARAMQLWFRVFVESSMWSRSARSPECLARRQTLLEEFNQLFTASK
- a CDS encoding MATE family efflux transporter; the protein is MAQLAFHAKRIIQLALPVLVAQVTQTMMGFIDTMMAGRVSAKDMAAVAIGTSLWLPAILFVNGLLLTFTPMIAHHFGAGQSDKIRPLAYQGVYIATFGAIGVMLFLNSASFVLDHMNLDPALYVVTENYIHGILWGAPAFLIYQVLRSCSEGISYTMPAMIIGFVGLAVNIPANYIFIYGHLGLPAMGGAGCGVATSLVFWAMCLSMLIYMQWHPKFKAARLPDEFVRPQWQTILQMSKLGMPVALALFFEVSLFSIIALLLAPLGANVVASHQIALNFSSMVFMVPLSIGIAVSIRVGYYLGRNEPEQSAIVSKTGLLLGFSLAACTALLTVLLRENIALLYNKNPQVVALASGLMLMAALYQLSDSVQVISAGALRGYKDTRSAFYITLFAYWGVGMPLGYLLAYTDLIIPKLGAYGFWCGLIAGLTTAAMLYAVRLKVIQRRIRHSDVIEF